One stretch of Shewanella sp. Arc9-LZ DNA includes these proteins:
- a CDS encoding metal ABC transporter solute-binding protein, Zn/Mn family, which produces MRINSKLLLAVASMSLLFTATAKAELNVFACEPEYAALVQTLAPDARVYSATTAMQDPHQVQARPSLIAKMRQADLVVCAGADLEIGWLPMLQMKSANPQVNSTDKGLFFAADQIDTLDKLTQVDRSMGDVHAKGNPHLHLDPLRMLTVAQALSAKLTEVDPENASQYAQSLSDFSQRWQAKIPQWQEQAKNLAGKKVIAYHSSFRYLFNWTGIEQVADLEPKPGLAPTSSHLASLLTRAEKGDVMAVIVASYQDERGAKWLGERANLPVLVLPMSVGGNDESKDLISLYDSLLTLLNGVK; this is translated from the coding sequence GTGCGCATCAATTCTAAATTGCTTTTAGCAGTGGCTTCAATGTCGCTGCTGTTTACCGCGACAGCTAAAGCGGAACTGAACGTGTTTGCATGTGAACCTGAATATGCCGCATTAGTGCAAACTTTAGCGCCCGATGCGAGGGTGTATTCGGCCACCACAGCGATGCAAGATCCACATCAAGTACAAGCAAGACCAAGCTTGATTGCTAAAATGCGCCAAGCTGATTTAGTTGTGTGTGCTGGGGCCGATTTAGAAATTGGTTGGTTGCCAATGTTACAAATGAAGTCTGCTAATCCTCAGGTTAACTCAACAGATAAAGGCTTGTTTTTTGCAGCAGATCAAATTGATACCTTGGATAAGTTAACTCAAGTAGATCGTTCAATGGGTGATGTGCATGCAAAGGGAAATCCTCATTTGCATTTAGATCCCTTGCGGATGTTGACCGTTGCGCAGGCTTTGAGCGCTAAGCTTACTGAAGTTGATCCAGAAAATGCCAGTCAGTATGCCCAGTCATTGAGCGACTTTAGTCAACGTTGGCAGGCTAAAATACCGCAGTGGCAAGAGCAAGCTAAAAACTTAGCCGGTAAAAAGGTCATCGCTTATCATTCGAGCTTCCGTTATTTATTTAATTGGACTGGAATAGAGCAAGTGGCAGATCTTGAGCCTAAACCCGGCTTAGCACCCACCAGCAGCCATTTAGCCTCATTACTTACTCGTGCTGAAAAAGGCGATGTAATGGCGGTAATCGTCGCTTCATATCAAGATGAACGTGGAGCTAAATGGTTAGGTGAACGCGCAAATCTGCCGGTATTGGTGTTACCGATGTCGGTAGGTGGTAACGATGAAAGCAAAGACTTAATCAGTCTATATGATAGTTTGCTGACGTTATTAAATGGAGTGAAATAA
- a CDS encoding ABC-type zinc uptake system zinc chaperone codes for MSSRIKIRQTIAIWLSAILIVLSVAASAHSVKHLDDGVQNHCTLCFHQHQLNKTLHSSNLVFAVSKQMFERQHYTLPFLLSVFQAYYQSRAPPVSR; via the coding sequence GTGAGTTCCCGCATCAAAATAAGACAAACTATCGCAATCTGGCTCAGTGCCATTTTGATTGTGTTGTCTGTTGCTGCGTCTGCACACTCAGTTAAACATCTTGATGACGGTGTACAAAATCATTGTACCTTGTGTTTCCATCAGCATCAGCTTAATAAAACGCTTCACTCTTCCAATTTAGTTTTTGCCGTTTCTAAGCAAATGTTCGAACGCCAACACTATACGCTGCCTTTTTTACTTAGCGTATTCCAAGCCTACTATCAAAGTCGTGCCCCACCTGTATCTCGTTAG
- a CDS encoding mechanosensitive ion channel family protein, whose product MLRILLTLLLFTSAVFMTPSLRAEQDAVVPIVATSQLTDTQTQISRLQQTIEQDTKLLFKAKGELRAFTEYRIKNKSSELRDIIGQLIATPDADQQYLVTLVQSQMAFLENVSAYLNDHIMTMRLGLSQDDDNKSILAISQREFERDHYLKAQLTTLQWAETLNIDVSVQKQKLTEFMLNRADQFDSLVHYTQDELQKAVAEAADAGADITSEQKADVVALKERLEQSSSSLAVSAGILETLGQNVAPFKQTLFSVSGDITQDVLNFSVASNLLQGWGKVIKDQTINNGPSLTFKILVFLFILFAASLVAKIVTQIISKTVRASKLQFSQLLQDFFISLSSKLVFALGLLIALSQLGFELGPLLAGFGIAGVIIGFALQDTLSNFASGMMILIYRPFDVGDLINAANVTGRVSHMSLVSTTIKTLDNQRLIVPNNKIWGDTINNITAEHQRRVDMTFGISYSDNVEHAETILKSIVEQHPKVQAHPEPIVKLHTLGESSVDFIVRPWVKPDDYWEVYWDITRAVKIRFDAEGISIPFPQRDVHIYQK is encoded by the coding sequence ATGCTACGGATTTTACTTACGTTATTATTATTCACCTCGGCAGTGTTTATGACGCCATCTCTTCGTGCAGAACAAGATGCAGTGGTACCGATTGTTGCCACTAGCCAGCTAACCGATACCCAGACTCAAATAAGTCGCTTACAACAAACGATCGAGCAAGATACCAAGTTACTATTTAAAGCAAAAGGTGAACTACGTGCATTTACTGAATATCGCATTAAAAACAAATCGTCTGAATTACGCGACATAATTGGTCAACTCATTGCAACACCCGACGCTGACCAGCAATATCTAGTCACTTTAGTGCAAAGCCAAATGGCCTTTTTAGAGAATGTCAGTGCATACTTAAACGACCACATTATGACCATGCGTCTTGGATTAAGCCAAGATGATGACAATAAGAGCATCTTAGCCATTTCACAACGCGAATTTGAACGCGACCATTATCTCAAGGCACAATTAACCACTCTGCAGTGGGCAGAAACACTGAATATAGATGTGAGTGTCCAAAAGCAAAAATTGACCGAGTTTATGCTCAATAGAGCCGATCAGTTCGATAGTTTAGTGCATTACACTCAAGATGAATTACAAAAAGCCGTTGCAGAAGCCGCTGATGCAGGTGCAGATATCACCAGCGAACAAAAAGCTGATGTGGTGGCACTAAAAGAACGCTTGGAGCAAAGCAGCTCTAGCTTAGCGGTTTCAGCGGGAATACTCGAAACATTAGGCCAGAACGTGGCACCATTTAAACAAACATTGTTTAGTGTTTCTGGTGATATCACCCAAGATGTATTGAATTTTAGCGTCGCGTCTAACCTGCTACAGGGTTGGGGTAAAGTCATTAAAGATCAGACGATTAATAATGGGCCCAGTTTAACCTTTAAGATTTTAGTGTTTCTATTCATATTATTTGCCGCAAGTTTAGTCGCCAAAATTGTCACTCAAATTATCTCTAAAACGGTACGAGCATCAAAATTACAATTTAGCCAATTACTGCAAGACTTCTTTATATCTTTGTCCAGTAAACTAGTGTTTGCCCTAGGATTATTGATAGCCTTATCACAGCTCGGATTTGAGCTTGGGCCGTTACTCGCAGGTTTTGGTATTGCGGGAGTCATTATTGGTTTTGCACTGCAAGATACCCTGTCTAACTTCGCCTCTGGCATGATGATCTTAATCTACCGCCCATTTGATGTCGGCGACTTAATCAATGCCGCTAATGTTACCGGTCGCGTCAGCCACATGAGCCTAGTATCAACAACAATCAAAACGCTAGATAACCAACGTCTTATTGTTCCAAACAATAAAATCTGGGGCGATACCATTAACAACATCACCGCAGAGCATCAGCGTCGGGTAGACATGACCTTTGGCATTAGCTACAGCGACAATGTTGAACATGCAGAAACCATATTAAAAAGTATTGTAGAACAACATCCTAAGGTGCAAGCGCATCCAGAACCGATAGTCAAACTCCACACATTGGGCGAATCGTCAGTCGACTTTATTGTAAGGCCTTGGGTTAAACCCGATGATTACTGGGAAGTATACTGGGACATTACTCGCGCAGTGAAAATACGCTTTGATGCGGAAGGCATTAGTATTCCGTTCCCGCAACGCGATGTACACATATATCAAAAGTAA
- a CDS encoding MaoC/PaaZ C-terminal domain-containing protein, producing MSHDYAIELKAMPSLLSLYRKILFGRKPGWNQQPLPNIYVQASNVVLSQDKISQYAAVCSFEYDGMTLPPTYLYVWAFRLHAMIFTHKAVTFPLLGMLHLKNSISVLRPVRADETLIVQCELATSRTTDAGLEFDLVSKVFVGEELVWQALSTYLYRIESAGRRARPPKASGMVWENVQQWRLTDDLGRRYAKASGDYNLIHLHPLLSKRFGFERVLAHGMWSKARVMSQLMTFVGDRPFQVDVEFKLPVFMPSEVTFAFESIENGKRFEMRDVKGRRPHLQGSITYL from the coding sequence TTGAGTCACGACTACGCTATCGAATTAAAAGCGATGCCTTCGCTTTTGTCTTTGTATCGCAAAATCCTGTTTGGACGTAAACCGGGATGGAACCAACAACCGCTTCCGAATATTTATGTACAAGCGTCGAATGTGGTGTTGTCGCAAGATAAAATTAGCCAATATGCTGCTGTGTGCAGTTTTGAATATGACGGTATGACTTTACCGCCAACGTATTTGTATGTTTGGGCGTTTCGTTTACATGCGATGATTTTTACGCATAAAGCGGTGACATTTCCGTTACTTGGCATGCTCCATTTAAAAAATAGTATTAGTGTATTACGCCCAGTGCGAGCAGATGAAACCTTAATCGTACAGTGTGAGTTAGCCACAAGTCGCACGACCGATGCTGGGCTTGAGTTTGATTTGGTGTCTAAAGTGTTTGTCGGTGAAGAGTTAGTTTGGCAAGCGCTATCAACTTACTTATATCGTATAGAGTCTGCAGGTCGTCGTGCTCGTCCACCTAAAGCATCAGGTATGGTATGGGAAAACGTTCAACAATGGCGCTTAACCGATGATTTAGGCCGTCGCTATGCTAAAGCTTCTGGCGATTATAACTTGATCCATTTACATCCATTGTTGTCAAAACGCTTTGGTTTTGAGCGAGTGTTAGCGCATGGAATGTGGTCTAAAGCGCGGGTGATGTCTCAGTTAATGACGTTTGTTGGCGATCGACCATTTCAAGTTGATGTTGAATTTAAACTGCCAGTATTTATGCCGTCTGAAGTGACGTTTGCGTTTGAAAGTATTGAAAATGGTAAACGTTTTGAAATGCGTGATGTTAAAGGCCGCCGACCGCATTTACAGGGCAGCATCACTTATTTATAA
- a CDS encoding methyltransferase domain-containing protein yields the protein MQDKNFDKLSQKFAQNIYGTTKGEIRAAVLWRDLVPALASLGKPRLRILDAGGGFGYLSQKLAALGHDVVLCDISEQMLALAQQQIEAANTALSIQLIHSPIQALTVEEYGQFDVILCHAVAEWLIDARSTLQGLLALLKPNGLFSLMFFNKEALRFHSLISGNFDYVNRDFNVKKKVGLTPTHPLYIEDVRTWFSQWQLSMVSQSGVRVINDYLKHNLPPGFDKHQLIEMELAYSQQEPYLSLGRYIHFVGQSTSQ from the coding sequence GTGCAAGACAAAAACTTTGATAAACTCAGCCAAAAATTTGCCCAAAATATTTACGGTACCACTAAAGGTGAAATCCGTGCTGCTGTATTATGGCGCGACTTAGTTCCGGCTTTAGCCAGCCTTGGCAAACCAAGATTACGTATTTTAGATGCCGGTGGCGGTTTTGGTTATTTGAGTCAAAAACTGGCAGCTTTAGGCCATGATGTCGTGCTATGTGATATTTCTGAGCAAATGCTTGCCCTAGCACAGCAACAGATTGAAGCGGCAAATACAGCATTATCGATACAGTTAATCCACAGCCCAATACAAGCATTAACCGTTGAAGAGTATGGTCAATTTGATGTCATTCTCTGCCATGCGGTAGCTGAATGGTTAATTGATGCCCGCAGCACCTTGCAAGGTTTACTGGCATTATTAAAGCCTAATGGTTTATTTTCTCTGATGTTTTTTAATAAAGAAGCTTTACGGTTTCATAGCTTAATATCAGGTAATTTTGACTATGTTAACCGTGATTTCAACGTCAAAAAGAAGGTCGGATTAACCCCGACCCACCCGCTGTATATTGAAGATGTCCGCACTTGGTTTAGCCAATGGCAACTGTCGATGGTGAGTCAGTCGGGCGTAAGAGTTATCAATGACTACTTGAAACATAATCTGCCACCTGGCTTTGATAAACATCAACTGATTGAGATGGAGTTGGCTTATTCTCAACAAGAACCTTATTTGTCGCTTGGGCGCTACATTCACTTTGTAGGCCAATCGACTTCACAATAA
- a CDS encoding TraB/GumN family protein — MQATRESRLIFNINLIYGRLQRNCYGLVALLLCFTSTSAAALDSPVFYKIEYQQQQAYLLGSIHIGRQDFYPLAQHIESAFKQSDALVVEADISQGDTGALLQQYGGLSADIAADVNATRQEYCQSHQTLCQALAPYAPWLQSAQISMGRFGQLGYSAEQGVDAYFMANRSGKALVELESIQFQFELISSFSTATQLQMLDDSINASDAEMLDLIYAWRQGDSNALAKIMESQAGDADELLEKLLWQRNHTMAQKIIQLLQSKTHKQLFIVVGAGHIVGQQAIPDLLKQQGATITRCSFLQC, encoded by the coding sequence ATGCAGGCAACAAGAGAAAGTCGGCTTATTTTCAATATCAATTTGATTTATGGTCGCTTACAACGAAATTGCTACGGTTTAGTTGCATTACTGCTGTGTTTTACATCGACATCGGCAGCTGCGTTGGATTCACCGGTATTCTATAAAATAGAGTATCAGCAACAGCAAGCGTATTTATTGGGCTCCATTCATATTGGTCGGCAAGACTTTTACCCATTAGCACAACATATTGAATCAGCATTTAAACAATCGGATGCGTTGGTCGTTGAAGCTGATATTAGCCAAGGCGATACTGGGGCGTTATTGCAACAATATGGTGGTTTGTCGGCAGATATTGCCGCAGACGTTAATGCGACTCGGCAAGAGTATTGTCAAAGTCATCAAACCTTATGCCAAGCACTGGCTCCGTATGCACCTTGGTTGCAGTCAGCGCAAATTAGCATGGGGCGTTTTGGGCAATTAGGTTACAGCGCAGAACAGGGTGTCGACGCTTATTTTATGGCAAATCGCAGTGGTAAAGCTTTGGTTGAGCTGGAAAGCATTCAGTTTCAATTCGAATTAATTTCATCATTTTCAACTGCGACTCAGCTGCAAATGCTAGATGATTCGATTAACGCTAGCGATGCTGAAATGCTTGATTTAATCTACGCTTGGCGCCAAGGCGATAGTAATGCTCTAGCAAAAATTATGGAATCGCAAGCGGGCGATGCTGATGAATTACTCGAAAAGCTGTTGTGGCAACGTAATCACACGATGGCGCAAAAAATCATCCAGTTGTTACAAAGTAAAACCCACAAACAATTATTTATCGTGGTGGGCGCTGGCCATATTGTCGGACAGCAAGCTATTCCTGACCTACTAAAACAGCAAGGAGCAACGATTACTCGCTGTAGCTTTTTACAGTGTTAA
- a CDS encoding prephenate dehydrogenase, translating to MPYTNVFLQIKENLQVAYRQAIDSDARLDELRKEGHGKFVAIFTEDQGFTTSSNRFLPYVQEMVAEFDAMQNSTHVAPETLEAFVKKLAALLQTLQVFKLAK from the coding sequence ATGCCGTACACCAATGTTTTTCTACAAATAAAAGAAAACCTGCAAGTCGCCTATAGACAAGCCATTGATTCAGATGCTCGCCTCGATGAGTTACGTAAAGAAGGCCACGGTAAGTTTGTGGCGATTTTTACGGAAGATCAAGGTTTTACAACTAGTAGTAATCGTTTCTTACCTTATGTACAAGAAATGGTTGCAGAATTTGATGCGATGCAGAACAGCACTCATGTTGCACCAGAGACACTTGAAGCCTTTGTCAAAAAGCTTGCGGCCTTACTACAAACACTACAAGTATTTAAACTCGCCAAGTAA
- a CDS encoding GGDEF domain-containing protein has translation MTALQLVSELDNIIEQQSIDAVFQPIFNVSTNQLHGYEALSRGPKNSPLHTPFALFTTAEKQNLLSELETLCRSISINAFHSRQLNGKLFINISPKALLDPNHPKGMTLQLIKQLGINPADVVIELSEQYPADDIDLLKSCLNHYRNQGFLTAIDDLGAGYSGLRLWSELAPDYVKIDRHFIHQIDTTAVKQEFVRSIVDLCQNLTCKVIAEGIETNEELTTLKQLGVTYCQGYFLGRPALHPNQQFSSELSTPMAQPNSRYCETAESLCTNAIKASPSTQLKKISQTFSEQPALQAIVVTENNKPLGIVNRSTLLELFSTPYGRALHENRPAKMAMDTKVLHIDANEPLTHVSKLLTSDSVNTVAQQFIILRNQQLIGIGHTKDLLQRITEHRIKMARHANPLTNLPGNVPIQEELKRLRLQKKSYYLAYLDLSHFKPYNDIYGFWRGDEVIQLVANLLLPYQNEHCFVGHIGGDDFVMISMQDDTLANCQTIIERFEQQKMSFYNSDHWLAQTMQAQDRQGLQFQYPLVSLSIGVLPPLVTQQATEYQISTLSAQAKKQAKIASNGFYLHEKQSTMLSL, from the coding sequence ATGACGGCTTTACAGCTCGTAAGTGAACTTGACAACATCATCGAACAGCAATCTATCGATGCTGTATTTCAGCCGATTTTCAATGTTTCAACAAATCAATTACACGGTTATGAAGCGCTCAGTCGTGGTCCTAAAAATAGCCCGTTACACACCCCTTTCGCCTTATTTACTACCGCCGAAAAACAAAACTTATTAAGCGAACTTGAAACCTTATGTCGCAGTATTTCAATTAATGCATTTCACTCGCGCCAGCTTAATGGCAAGCTATTTATTAATATTTCACCAAAAGCATTACTCGATCCCAATCATCCAAAAGGCATGACATTACAGCTTATTAAACAATTGGGGATCAACCCGGCGGATGTGGTTATTGAATTGTCCGAACAATATCCTGCCGACGATATCGACTTGCTAAAGTCCTGTTTAAACCATTATCGCAATCAAGGGTTTTTAACCGCTATTGATGATTTAGGCGCCGGTTATTCTGGATTACGCTTGTGGTCTGAATTAGCACCAGATTATGTCAAAATTGACCGCCATTTTATTCATCAAATAGATACCACTGCGGTAAAACAAGAGTTTGTCCGCTCTATTGTCGATTTATGCCAGAACTTGACCTGTAAAGTGATCGCAGAAGGCATTGAAACCAATGAGGAACTCACCACCCTAAAACAATTAGGGGTAACCTATTGCCAAGGCTACTTTCTTGGACGACCAGCGCTCCATCCAAACCAGCAATTTAGCAGTGAACTGAGCACTCCCATGGCTCAACCTAATTCTCGTTATTGTGAAACAGCTGAAAGTTTATGCACCAACGCCATAAAAGCATCTCCCAGCACACAACTAAAAAAAATCAGTCAGACTTTTTCTGAACAACCAGCATTACAAGCCATTGTGGTAACCGAAAATAACAAGCCATTAGGTATCGTCAATCGCAGCACATTACTCGAGCTATTCAGCACACCTTATGGCCGTGCATTACACGAAAACCGGCCTGCGAAAATGGCAATGGACACCAAGGTATTACACATTGATGCCAACGAACCGCTTACCCATGTCAGCAAATTACTCACCTCTGACTCAGTCAACACGGTAGCGCAACAGTTCATTATTTTGCGTAATCAGCAGTTGATTGGCATTGGCCATACTAAAGATTTATTACAACGTATTACTGAACATAGAATAAAAATGGCGCGACACGCAAACCCTCTCACCAATTTGCCGGGGAACGTGCCAATACAAGAAGAGCTAAAACGCTTAAGGCTACAAAAAAAATCTTACTATCTTGCCTATTTAGATTTAAGTCACTTTAAGCCCTACAACGATATTTATGGTTTTTGGCGTGGGGATGAAGTCATTCAGTTAGTCGCAAACTTGTTGCTGCCTTATCAAAATGAACATTGTTTTGTTGGCCATATTGGTGGAGACGATTTTGTTATGATAAGCATGCAAGACGACACGCTAGCCAACTGCCAAACAATTATTGAACGGTTTGAGCAACAGAAAATGAGTTTTTATAATAGCGATCACTGGCTGGCGCAAACAATGCAAGCCCAAGACAGACAGGGGCTGCAATTCCAATACCCTTTGGTTTCATTATCCATTGGGGTTTTACCACCATTGGTGACCCAACAAGCAACAGAGTATCAAATATCAACGTTAAGCGCCCAAGCCAAAAAGCAGGCAAAAATCGCTTCAAATGGATTTTACCTGCATGAAAAACAATCAACAATGCTTAGCTTATAA
- a CDS encoding DUF3016 domain-containing protein, with protein sequence MNVKYLLLAPVLVCQVAMAEDAPEANPVTEVGLVKIEWQNPKDFRDIKTSNELQSRFENRLFETLTKNINKQAEKILKPGQTLQMQVTNFDLAGDMRPTFGATPGDLRIVKDLYPPRATFSYSVNEGDKVIIVGDEKIIDMSFMNNTRNFNNRPFQYETNLFDDWLQKTVAPKL encoded by the coding sequence ATGAACGTAAAATATTTACTACTTGCTCCGGTATTGGTATGCCAAGTTGCCATGGCCGAAGATGCGCCAGAAGCGAACCCTGTTACCGAAGTGGGGCTGGTTAAAATTGAGTGGCAAAATCCAAAAGATTTTCGTGATATTAAAACCTCAAATGAACTTCAGTCGCGCTTTGAAAACCGTTTATTTGAAACCTTAACCAAAAACATCAATAAACAGGCTGAAAAAATCCTTAAGCCAGGGCAGACTTTGCAAATGCAAGTGACTAACTTTGATTTAGCTGGAGACATGCGACCAACATTTGGGGCTACGCCAGGTGATTTACGTATTGTAAAAGATTTATATCCACCCAGAGCGACGTTTAGCTACAGTGTAAATGAAGGTGACAAAGTCATTATTGTTGGAGATGAAAAAATTATCGACATGAGTTTTATGAACAATACGCGTAATTTCAATAACAGACCGTTTCAATATGAAACCAACTTATTTGATGATTGGTTACAAAAAACGGTAGCTCCCAAATTATAA
- a CDS encoding DUF4240 domain-containing protein, producing MTETHFWALVTRDQPEQSSADLELRLREQLQLLDDEALKTFDKMLGQQLRRSYLWSVWGAAYIITGCDSDYAFAEFRCFLLSLGQQWYDKVIANPDCLGELAQWPLVDDYAYPFVEDYDLIAGKIYEDRNGDELPFMPSGQNTPVGKKFSTKPKVMRQTYPLLSARFPF from the coding sequence ATGACAGAAACACATTTTTGGGCGCTGGTAACACGAGATCAACCAGAGCAGTCTTCTGCTGATCTTGAATTGCGTTTACGCGAACAATTGCAACTCTTGGATGATGAAGCGCTAAAGACATTTGATAAAATGTTAGGCCAGCAATTACGCCGTAGTTATTTATGGTCAGTTTGGGGCGCTGCATACATCATTACTGGTTGCGATTCTGACTATGCCTTTGCTGAGTTTAGATGTTTTTTACTGTCGTTAGGTCAGCAATGGTATGACAAGGTTATTGCTAATCCTGACTGCTTGGGTGAGTTAGCACAATGGCCGTTAGTGGATGATTATGCTTACCCGTTTGTTGAAGACTACGATTTAATTGCAGGTAAAATTTACGAAGACCGTAATGGGGATGAGTTGCCGTTTATGCCATCAGGCCAGAATACACCAGTGGGTAAAAAATTCAGCACCAAGCCAAAAGTGATGCGTCAAACCTATCCTTTATTGAGCGCACGATTTCCTTTTTAG
- a CDS encoding response regulator — protein sequence MTSLSPSELSILLLEPSETQRKIIITRLQQEGVSSIQTAATIAEAKTIIQRHKPDLIASALHFVDGEATELLQYIKSTPALNDIQFMLVSSECRREQLEIFRQSGVVAILPKPFNAEHLATALNSTIDLLSHDELDLSHFDVHNIRVLVVDDSRMARNVIKRTIGNLGMQLITEAVDGEQAINLMKENMYDLVITDYNMPSVDGLALTQYIRNHSQQSHIPILMVSSEANDTHLSNVFSAGVNALCDKPFEPQLVKKILYQLLEE from the coding sequence ATGACTAGTTTATCCCCAAGTGAATTATCCATCCTATTACTTGAGCCGTCAGAGACTCAACGTAAAATTATCATTACGCGTCTTCAGCAAGAAGGGGTGAGCAGCATTCAAACTGCCGCAACGATTGCGGAAGCCAAAACGATTATTCAACGCCATAAACCCGACTTAATCGCCAGTGCACTGCATTTTGTCGATGGTGAAGCCACAGAGCTACTGCAATACATCAAAAGCACTCCAGCGTTAAATGATATTCAATTTATGCTGGTGTCCAGTGAGTGTCGCCGTGAACAGCTCGAAATCTTTAGGCAATCAGGTGTTGTCGCCATTTTGCCTAAGCCATTTAATGCTGAGCACTTAGCGACGGCACTTAATTCGACCATTGATTTACTCAGCCACGACGAGTTGGATTTAAGCCACTTTGACGTGCATAACATCAGGGTATTAGTCGTTGATGATAGCCGAATGGCGCGTAATGTGATTAAACGCACTATTGGTAACTTAGGGATGCAACTGATTACTGAAGCGGTTGACGGTGAGCAGGCTATCAACCTAATGAAAGAAAACATGTATGACTTAGTGATAACAGACTACAACATGCCTTCGGTGGATGGTCTTGCATTAACGCAATATATCCGTAATCACAGTCAACAATCACATATCCCCATTCTAATGGTATCGTCAGAAGCCAATGACACCCACCTAAGTAATGTATTTAGTGCTGGAGTTAACGCCTTATGTGATAAGCCTTTCGAACCACAGTTAGTAAAGAAAATTCTTTACCAACTGCTAGAAGAATAA
- a CDS encoding HU family DNA-binding protein has protein sequence MNKSELIAKIAENAELTKAEAGRALKSFEEAVTEAMKNGDKISIVGFGSFETTQRAARTGRNPQTGKEIQIAAATVPKFKAGKTLKDSVN, from the coding sequence ATGAACAAAAGTGAATTAATTGCAAAAATCGCTGAGAATGCGGAACTAACTAAAGCTGAAGCTGGCCGCGCACTAAAATCTTTCGAAGAAGCGGTAACTGAAGCCATGAAAAATGGTGATAAAATTTCTATTGTTGGTTTTGGTTCTTTTGAAACCACTCAACGTGCTGCTCGTACAGGCCGTAACCCACAAACTGGCAAAGAAATTCAAATCGCCGCAGCTACTGTGCCTAAGTTTAAAGCTGGTAAAACACTAAAAGATAGCGTTAATTAA
- a CDS encoding TorF family putative porin → MKKSLYQAIALSTGLLLSGSALAEVTGNIGATSNYLWRGTTQTNNEAAVQGGIDYAHDSGFYAGTWVSNVDFGDETSYELDLYGGYGGNFTEDLTYDISYLYYAYPDAGGSIDFGEVALVLGWKWLDVGYSQVINADSDVSGASDETDWNYIQANASFPLTEKLSIAFHYGYSQGDVVEDLFGDTYADYNVTLSAETDLGTVSFMASDTDLPDNDAKVVLGYSYGFSL, encoded by the coding sequence ATGAAAAAATCACTATATCAAGCTATTGCATTATCAACAGGCTTATTACTAAGCGGCTCTGCCCTTGCTGAAGTCACTGGCAATATTGGCGCAACATCGAACTACTTATGGCGTGGCACCACGCAAACCAATAATGAAGCGGCCGTTCAAGGCGGCATTGACTATGCTCATGACTCTGGATTTTATGCTGGTACTTGGGTATCGAATGTCGATTTCGGTGATGAAACCAGCTACGAATTAGATCTTTATGGTGGTTATGGCGGTAACTTTACTGAAGACCTAACTTACGACATCAGCTACCTTTATTATGCTTACCCAGATGCTGGTGGCAGTATTGATTTTGGTGAAGTAGCCTTAGTACTTGGATGGAAATGGTTAGATGTGGGTTATTCTCAAGTGATCAACGCTGATTCTGATGTGTCAGGTGCAAGTGACGAAACAGATTGGAACTATATCCAAGCCAATGCCAGTTTCCCGTTAACAGAAAAGCTCAGCATTGCGTTCCACTACGGTTACTCACAAGGCGATGTCGTTGAAGATTTATTCGGCGACACCTATGCAGACTACAATGTCACATTAAGCGCTGAAACAGACCTAGGAACTGTCTCATTTATGGCCTCTGACACGGACTTACCGGACAATGATGCTAAAGTCGTTTTAGGCTACTCATATGGCTTTAGCCTATAA
- a CDS encoding PA3496 family putative envelope integrity protein — MANLSERVPDDTEMDAMTTPRNVKSAETLQHKRQVKRRLEDFLEQAQLRKAIGDDDFF; from the coding sequence ATGGCTAATCTTAGTGAAAGAGTGCCTGATGACACAGAAATGGACGCGATGACAACGCCTAGAAACGTTAAATCCGCAGAAACATTACAACATAAACGCCAAGTAAAACGCAGGTTAGAAGATTTCCTCGAACAAGCTCAATTACGTAAAGCGATTGGTGACGACGACTTTTTCTAA